In Patescibacteria group bacterium, the following proteins share a genomic window:
- a CDS encoding response regulator transcription factor, with amino-acid sequence MRILMVEDQENIVKLVKDGLETEGYTVDYVLDGEAGQNRIEMNHDDYDLIILDIMLPKKTGIEVCQAIREKKISTPVLMLTARDGVNDIVSGLNVGADDYLIKPFSFEILTARIKALLRRPKPVLPVEIRVKDMVLNTTEKKVYRNNKEVKLTLKEFSMLEYLMRHPNQVMNREQITSNLWDFAFDSFSNVVDVHVTNLRKKIGDKNGRLLETVRGIGYRLNAN; translated from the coding sequence ATGAGAATATTAATGGTTGAAGACCAGGAAAACATCGTTAAGTTGGTTAAAGACGGGCTGGAAACCGAGGGTTATACGGTGGATTACGTTTTAGACGGAGAAGCCGGACAAAACCGGATTGAAATGAACCATGACGACTATGACTTGATCATTTTGGACATCATGCTGCCTAAAAAAACCGGAATCGAAGTCTGCCAGGCCATACGGGAGAAAAAAATCTCTACCCCGGTTTTAATGCTTACCGCCCGGGACGGAGTAAACGACATTGTCTCCGGACTGAATGTCGGAGCTGACGACTACTTAATCAAGCCTTTTTCTTTCGAAATTTTGACTGCCAGGATTAAGGCGCTCCTGCGCCGTCCCAAGCCCGTCTTGCCGGTTGAAATCCGGGTAAAAGACATGGTTTTAAATACGACCGAAAAAAAAGTTTACCGGAATAATAAGGAAGTAAAGCTTACCTTAAAAGAATTCTCGATGCTCGAATATTTAATGCGCCATCCCAACCAGGTGATGAACCGCGAACAAATCACTTCCAATCTCTGGGATTTCGCTTTTGACTCTTTCTCGAACGTCGTTGACGTCCACGTCACTAATTTAAGAAAGAAAATCGGCGATAAAAACGGCCGGCTTTTAGAAACCGTCCGCGGGATCGGCTACCGGCTAAACGCTAATTAA
- a CDS encoding methyltransferase domain-containing protein, translating into MKYFFILGNHPALSLAELLAVLGKDGFITAGNEAAVFELDGGLDAEKLIKNLGGTIKVGIIGNELEQANSEKILSRLSGILPREKKEGKFKFGISVYGNLKLNEKKMGMEIKRLLKEKGISSRWVISKEKQLSSVVVDTNKLVTENGMEVVIMKMGGKIIVGKTLAVQPFRELSFRDYGRPSRDDLSGMLPPKLAQIMINLAGVGNEDGQNYKEGDKNKDGYEDGHKEKYGAVILDPFCGSGTILTEAMLMGFNNLIGSDISEKAIADTKENVLWMKEKFRLPEPELELYQKSATELSKFLKPESVSAIITEPYLGPQRGQVDLRKIKKELEDLYGQALLEFKKVLKKDGKIVMIWPVFHRGEEWVQLSPKIDGFKIVNPLKGAGNSNGGFKGLTNRGTLIYGREGQKVWREIVILEAE; encoded by the coding sequence ATGAAATATTTTTTTATCTTAGGCAACCATCCGGCCCTTTCCTTAGCTGAACTCTTAGCAGTTTTAGGAAAAGACGGATTTATTACTGCCGGAAACGAGGCGGCGGTTTTTGAATTGGACGGGGGGCTGGACGCGGAAAAGCTGATTAAGAATTTAGGCGGGACGATTAAAGTCGGAATTATCGGCAACGAACTGGAGCAGGCTAACTCGGAAAAAATACTTTCCCGCCTGTCCGGGATTTTGCCTAGAGAAAAAAAAGAAGGGAAATTTAAGTTCGGGATTTCGGTTTACGGGAATTTGAAATTGAACGAGAAAAAAATGGGGATGGAAATAAAGCGCCTGCTAAAAGAAAAAGGTATTAGTTCGAGGTGGGTGATTAGTAAAGAAAAACAATTGTCGAGCGTGGTGGTAGATACTAATAAGCTGGTAACGGAAAACGGGATGGAAGTGGTAATTATGAAGATGGGCGGAAAAATTATTGTTGGAAAAACTTTAGCGGTCCAGCCTTTCCGGGAGTTGTCATTCCGGGATTACGGCCGGCCTTCTAGAGACGACCTGTCCGGTATGCTCCCGCCTAAGCTCGCGCAGATTATGATTAATCTGGCCGGTGTGGGAAATGAAGATGGACAGAACTATAAAGAGGGGGATAAGAATAAAGATGGATATGAAGATGGGCATAAGGAAAAATATGGCGCAGTCATCCTTGACCCCTTTTGCGGATCCGGGACGATTTTAACCGAGGCTATGCTTATGGGTTTTAATAATTTAATCGGGTCGGACATTTCCGAAAAAGCGATTGCGGACACGAAGGAAAACGTCCTATGGATGAAAGAAAAATTCCGCCTGCCGGAACCGGAGCTGGAATTGTATCAGAAAAGCGCGACCGAACTGTCAAAGTTTTTAAAGCCTGAATCGGTTAGCGCAATTATTACCGAGCCGTACTTAGGCCCCCAAAGAGGGCAGGTGGATTTAAGGAAAATAAAAAAAGAGCTGGAAGATTTGTATGGCCAGGCTCTTCTAGAATTTAAAAAAGTATTAAAAAAAGACGGGAAAATAGTGATGATTTGGCCGGTTTTCCACCGGGGAGAAGAATGGGTCCAGCTAAGCCCGAAGATAGACGGTTTTAAAATCGTTAATCCGCTTAAAGGCGCTGGCAATTCGAATGGCGGGTTTAAAGGATTAACTAATAGAGGAACTCTTATCTATGGCCGCGAGGGGCAAAAGGTTTGGCGGGAAATCGTTATATTGGAAGCTGAATAA
- a CDS encoding flippase: MRLSTRVAYNTIIQTASKVIATVLGLFSIALMTRYLGASGFGQYTTIITFLSFFAIIADFGLTLVTVQLTSHKGADEKKILNNLLSFRLLSALIFIGIGPLAVFFFPYQSAVKIGVLISSLSFFFIALNQIFVGLFQRHLRMDKVSIAEVAGRIALLLGIYFASSRNYGLYGILAATVISSAISFFLHFMFSRRLVRIKLEFDWGLWKEIIIKSWPLALTITFNLLYLKTDTLILSLIKSQAEVGIYGAAYKVIDVLITLPFLFSGIILPILTLAWSEGNKENFKKVLQKSFDIMAILAFPLVAGAWMISSETMELVAGRDFLAAGPALNILMMAAGAIFLGNIFAHAIIAIDKQKSILPAYIFTALSSVAGYLLFIPRYSYFGAAWVTVYSEVLIAFSSFYIVWRFTGFRMNWKVLAKSFFAAALMYAFLAWLGEINLFLKMFAGVLSYFTILYLLKGITKDDLLILKNRELPAPVAGDINKIP; encoded by the coding sequence ATGAGGTTATCCACCCGAGTCGCCTACAACACCATAATTCAAACCGCGAGTAAAGTAATAGCTACCGTTTTGGGGCTTTTTTCGATTGCCTTAATGACGCGGTATTTAGGCGCGTCCGGATTCGGGCAGTATACGACCATTATCACCTTTCTTTCCTTTTTCGCGATTATTGCCGATTTCGGGCTCACCCTGGTAACAGTCCAGCTAACCAGTCACAAGGGCGCCGATGAGAAAAAAATATTAAATAACTTGCTGTCCTTCCGCTTGCTTTCAGCCTTGATTTTCATCGGAATCGGCCCGCTGGCTGTATTTTTTTTCCCTTACCAATCAGCCGTTAAAATCGGCGTCCTTATTTCTTCCCTTTCTTTTTTCTTCATCGCCTTAAACCAAATCTTTGTCGGGCTGTTCCAGAGGCATTTGCGGATGGACAAGGTTTCCATCGCCGAAGTGGCCGGAAGGATCGCTTTGCTATTAGGGATTTATTTCGCTTCCAGCCGGAATTACGGGCTTTACGGAATTTTAGCCGCAACGGTAATTTCTTCGGCCATAAGTTTTTTCCTCCATTTTATGTTCTCGCGCCGGTTGGTCCGGATCAAACTAGAATTCGATTGGGGCCTTTGGAAAGAAATAATTATAAAATCCTGGCCGCTGGCCTTAACCATCACTTTTAACCTTCTATACTTAAAAACCGATACCTTGATCTTGTCTTTGATAAAAAGCCAGGCCGAGGTCGGGATATACGGCGCCGCTTATAAAGTCATTGATGTCTTAATAACACTGCCTTTCCTTTTTTCCGGAATTATCCTGCCGATTTTAACCCTTGCCTGGTCCGAGGGCAATAAAGAAAATTTCAAAAAAGTGCTCCAAAAATCTTTCGATATAATGGCGATATTGGCTTTTCCCTTAGTGGCCGGCGCCTGGATGATTTCTTCCGAGACCATGGAGCTGGTGGCCGGCCGGGATTTTTTAGCCGCCGGGCCGGCCTTGAATATTTTAATGATGGCCGCCGGGGCGATCTTTTTGGGGAATATTTTCGCCCACGCCATTATTGCCATTGATAAGCAAAAAAGCATACTTCCGGCCTATATTTTTACAGCCTTAAGCTCCGTTGCCGGCTACCTTCTTTTTATTCCGCGCTATTCCTACTTTGGCGCCGCCTGGGTTACGGTTTACAGCGAAGTCTTAATCGCTTTTTCTTCCTTTTATATTGTCTGGAGATTTACCGGCTTCAGGATGAATTGGAAAGTCCTGGCCAAATCCTTTTTTGCCGCCGCCCTAATGTACGCTTTCCTTGCCTGGCTGGGTGAAATAAACCTGTTCTTAAAAATGTTCGCCGGGGTTTTGTCGTATTTCACGATTCTTTATTTATTAAAAGGAATAACCAAAGACGATCTGTTAATCTTAAAAAACAGAGAACTGCCGGCGCCGGTTGCGGGAGATATAAACAAAATTCCATGA
- a CDS encoding pilin, producing the protein MASNLIKIFFTIYLFFLVGPHSAMAGTCVCYDESGNVTYNGDAASKAACNSGCGDYYSYSSSTSSDSTTSTSGSTVSLTNPLGDLKDPQTLIGKVIGAALGLVGSLALAMFIYGGFIWMTAQGNSEKVKKGRDTMVWATLGLIIIFSAYNIIAFVFNNVINSK; encoded by the coding sequence ATGGCCTCAAATCTAATAAAAATTTTTTTTACTATTTATCTTTTTTTTCTTGTTGGCCCCCATTCTGCCATGGCCGGAACCTGTGTCTGCTATGACGAATCCGGAAATGTAACCTATAATGGTGACGCGGCATCAAAAGCTGCTTGTAATAGCGGTTGTGGTGATTATTACTCCTACTCTAGCTCAACATCAAGCGATTCAACCACAAGCACCTCCGGTTCCACCGTCTCCCTTACGAACCCCTTAGGAGATTTGAAAGACCCGCAAACCTTAATAGGAAAAGTTATTGGGGCGGCTTTGGGATTGGTCGGATCTTTGGCCTTGGCTATGTTTATTTACGGCGGGTTTATATGGATGACAGCCCAGGGCAACTCGGAAAAAGTTAAAAAGGGACGGGATACGATGGTTTGGGCGACCCTTGGCTTAATTATTATTTTCTCGGCTTATAATATTATCGCCTTTGTCTTTAATAATGTTATAAACAGCAAGTAG
- a CDS encoding ROK family protein, whose amino-acid sequence MVKDLNKKYSIGVDIGGTNMRAVLFDGEKVISDYLLATPKESLENFLIMLKALVEPLILRAENDKVKIKGIGLGVAGMISHKDRRVIKSPNLSIINDVKLAFQLESKIKIPVFIENDTYCFTRAEAKFGAGKGYTNVFGIIMGTGIGGGWWNNGKIYRGFHGSACEHGHMVIDYKEGITFETAYHKLTQNNPASLAEEAYRGDTLAQKAFNEIGHDLGIALANVVNMIDPEIIVLGGGFFESSDLFLKRAKKVMSRSVMNPEAKKIKIVKAGLGVFSGAIGAALLAE is encoded by the coding sequence ATGGTTAAAGACCTGAATAAAAAATATTCCATCGGCGTCGATATCGGCGGGACCAATATGCGGGCGGTTTTGTTTGACGGTGAAAAAGTGATTAGCGATTATCTTTTGGCCACGCCGAAGGAAAGCCTGGAGAATTTTCTCATAATGCTGAAAGCCCTGGTTGAGCCCCTGATTCTGCGGGCGGAAAACGACAAAGTTAAAATAAAAGGCATCGGGCTTGGCGTAGCCGGCATGATAAGCCACAAAGACCGGCGGGTTATTAAGTCGCCCAACCTCTCCATTATTAATGATGTCAAATTGGCTTTCCAGCTGGAATCAAAAATAAAGATCCCCGTTTTTATCGAAAATGATACCTATTGCTTTACCCGGGCCGAAGCCAAATTCGGGGCCGGCAAAGGATATACCAACGTTTTCGGAATAATTATGGGAACCGGAATCGGCGGCGGCTGGTGGAATAACGGCAAGATTTACCGCGGCTTTCACGGGAGCGCTTGCGAACACGGGCATATGGTAATTGACTATAAAGAGGGGATAACTTTTGAAACGGCGTATCATAAATTAACCCAGAACAATCCGGCTTCTTTAGCCGAAGAAGCTTACCGCGGCGACACTTTGGCGCAAAAAGCCTTTAACGAGATCGGCCATGATTTAGGCATTGCCCTAGCCAATGTTGTTAACATGATCGACCCGGAAATAATAGTTTTAGGCGGAGGATTTTTCGAATCAAGCGATTTATTTTTAAAGCGCGCCAAAAAAGTCATGAGCCGTTCCGTAATGAATCCGGAAGCCAAAAAAATAAAAATCGTTAAGGCCGGGCTGGGCGTTTTTTCCGGCGCGATCGGCGCGGCGCTGTTAGCCGAATAG
- a CDS encoding cytidylate kinase family protein — MIISFSGLPGSGKSTIAKKLAEKLGWPRYYMGGIRRQKAKDRGMTLAEYNKLGETDPSTDNEVDEYQKKLGETEDNFVIEGRTSWIFIPRSLKIFLAVDEMIGAQRIFDQLKKENHRNEDKDINTLEDLIASQRKRMGSDRLRYKKYYGIDVFEEKNYDFVLDTSHLTREEVLEKIYHFVESKMA; from the coding sequence ATGATTATTTCATTCAGCGGACTTCCGGGTTCGGGAAAATCAACCATCGCGAAAAAATTGGCCGAAAAATTGGGCTGGCCCCGCTATTACATGGGCGGCATCCGCAGGCAAAAAGCCAAAGACCGGGGCATGACTTTGGCCGAATACAATAAACTTGGGGAGACTGACCCGTCGACCGACAATGAGGTGGACGAATACCAAAAAAAATTAGGAGAAACCGAAGACAATTTTGTCATCGAGGGCCGAACTTCCTGGATTTTCATCCCCCGCTCATTAAAAATATTCCTGGCCGTCGATGAAATGATCGGCGCCCAAAGAATTTTTGATCAGCTGAAAAAAGAGAACCATCGCAATGAAGACAAGGATATAAACACCCTGGAAGATTTGATCGCCAGCCAAAGGAAAAGGATGGGATCCGACCGCCTGCGCTATAAAAAGTATTACGGCATTGACGTCTTTGAAGAAAAAAATTATGACTTTGTCCTCGACACTTCCCATTTAACCCGCGAAGAAGTTTTAGAAAAAATTTACCACTTCGTAGAGTCTAAAATGGCGTAA
- a CDS encoding RluA family pseudouridine synthase produces MKHNIDITSSGQRLDIFLLGKMPGLSRSKIQKKIKEGGVKVNGKTVAPHYFLKAGDVVDLSGRKNTKASEEKLIEKKRVPAKKIPKIQLDKIVIGETDEFLIINKPSGIAVHGQPGDDPKIKASLIDIVAKKYPAIKKIGDDPCRPGVVHRLDKEVSGVMVIAKSQASFENLKRQFMEREVKKTYVALVYGRIEKDEGVIDFPIERSREGKMAARPANQPGKIAVTHFKVIKRYINYTLLEARPKTGRTHQIRAHLAAYGNPIVGDNLYSTKDSREKNKKLDLGRIFLAAIELSIKNLSGEELTFRAGLPKKLKELLEIIK; encoded by the coding sequence ATGAAGCATAATATCGACATAACCAGTTCCGGACAAAGGCTTGATATTTTTCTTTTGGGAAAAATGCCCGGGCTTTCCCGAAGCAAAATCCAAAAAAAAATAAAAGAGGGCGGGGTAAAAGTCAACGGGAAAACGGTAGCGCCGCATTATTTCTTAAAGGCCGGGGACGTTGTCGATCTCTCTGGAAGAAAAAATACTAAAGCTTCGGAGGAAAAATTAATTGAGAAAAAAAGAGTCCCGGCGAAAAAAATTCCTAAAATCCAGCTGGATAAAATAGTAATTGGCGAAACCGATGAATTTCTAATAATAAACAAGCCCTCGGGCATCGCGGTTCACGGCCAGCCGGGCGATGACCCGAAAATAAAAGCTTCGCTGATTGATATCGTCGCAAAAAAATACCCGGCCATAAAAAAAATCGGCGATGACCCTTGCCGGCCCGGGGTGGTCCATCGCCTTGATAAGGAAGTGTCGGGAGTTATGGTTATCGCGAAGAGCCAGGCGTCATTTGAAAACCTGAAGCGGCAATTTATGGAGCGCGAGGTTAAAAAAACCTATGTTGCTTTGGTTTACGGCCGAATCGAAAAGGACGAGGGAGTAATTGATTTCCCGATAGAAAGGTCGCGCGAAGGAAAGATGGCCGCCCGGCCCGCTAACCAGCCCGGGAAAATCGCGGTTACTCATTTTAAGGTGATAAAAAGATATATTAACTATACGCTCCTTGAAGCCCGCCCAAAAACCGGCCGCACCCACCAGATCCGCGCCCATCTGGCGGCTTATGGCAACCCGATTGTCGGCGATAATTTATATAGCACCAAGGATTCGAGGGAAAAAAATAAAAAATTGGATTTAGGGAGGATATTTTTAGCCGCGATTGAGCTTTCCATAAAAAATTTGTCCGGTGAAGAGCTTACTTTCCGGGCCGGATTGCCGAAAAAGTTAAAAGAATTATTAGAAATTATTAAATAA
- a CDS encoding nucleotidyl transferase AbiEii/AbiGii toxin family protein: MINISEIKKYYPNLSGFDRGILREYLQYKILDIIFKSGIGPKLSFLGGTAIKICYGGTRFSEDLDFDNFGLTEDEFKRLSEIIKKELELESYEVEVRNVFKGAFRCYIKIPKLLKENNLSALEGEKILIQVDTAPHGFNYEPDNFLLQKFDVFRNIKLTPPDLLLSMKIGAIFGRKRMKGRDFYDTVYLLSLADFNYDYLEAKLGIKNKDELRRKLLEAITDLDMKVMARDVMPFLVRPDDQQRILSFRQYIEQKLK, encoded by the coding sequence ATGATTAATATCAGTGAAATAAAAAAATATTATCCAAACCTGTCCGGTTTTGACCGGGGAATTTTGCGGGAATACCTGCAGTATAAGATTTTGGATATAATTTTTAAAAGCGGGATCGGCCCTAAACTGTCTTTCCTTGGCGGAACAGCGATTAAAATTTGTTATGGCGGCACGCGCTTTTCAGAGGATCTGGATTTTGATAATTTTGGTCTTACGGAAGATGAATTCAAACGATTATCGGAGATAATAAAAAAAGAGCTTGAGCTTGAAAGCTATGAGGTTGAGGTGAGGAATGTTTTTAAAGGCGCGTTCCGCTGTTATATAAAAATTCCCAAGCTGTTGAAGGAAAATAATTTAAGCGCCCTTGAAGGCGAGAAAATTTTAATCCAGGTTGATACCGCGCCGCACGGCTTTAATTATGAACCGGATAATTTTTTACTGCAAAAATTTGATGTTTTTCGGAATATTAAGCTTACCCCGCCCGACCTTTTGTTATCCATGAAAATCGGGGCCATCTTCGGCCGCAAGCGCATGAAAGGCCGGGATTTTTATGATACGGTTTATCTTTTGAGCTTGGCCGACTTTAATTATGATTATCTGGAAGCAAAACTCGGCATAAAGAATAAAGATGAATTAAGAAGAAAGCTATTGGAAGCAATTACCGATCTTGATATGAAAGTAATGGCCCGCGATGTAATGCCGTTCCTCGTCAGGCCGGATGACCAGCAAAGAATTTTGAGCTTTAGGCAATATATTGAACAAAAATTAAAATAA
- a CDS encoding glycosyltransferase family 4 protein, protein MKNILIADSSPSLDPVMAEVFEKLYFSGWSLFFWSSKDALDGPFLEKLNGSRKKFFFGPRLGSGTKNFLFLILLPFLRFLFLLRLYLHSRERPLKSLIVFGLREKLILSPAARWLGIQLVFAELPGHNFLKLSRMPFYKSFLKRYLKSSRLARVVSFSSAGRTDLLRAGVKDEMIRIVVPGIKSSAEDQTSLFQTLADKSNFHRKFFTVGTVVDLDKKQKTEILFQAIKECSSAIPNLQLVIIGDGKERKNLSWIAKKLKIDNQVWFISPGGQPGPGAEPAGQAGEKINFPKKWLDSFELYISVCEEPVLTDFSYVLKAMANGVPVIAPAGLGFEDIIIQNKTGCVIEMDLSEMLARQLIKLFQNLNLRAQLGQNARALVDRDFNLDKMAENFIKALN, encoded by the coding sequence ATGAAAAATATTCTAATCGCCGATTCATCGCCCAGTCTCGACCCGGTAATGGCGGAAGTTTTTGAAAAATTGTACTTTAGCGGCTGGAGCCTTTTCTTTTGGTCTTCCAAAGACGCTTTGGACGGGCCTTTTTTAGAAAAATTAAACGGCTCAAGGAAAAAATTTTTTTTCGGCCCCCGGCTGGGAAGCGGAACAAAAAATTTTTTGTTTCTTATCCTCCTCCCTTTTTTGCGCTTCCTTTTTTTGTTAAGGCTCTACCTTCACTCGAGGGAGAGACCTCTAAAAAGCCTGATAGTTTTTGGTTTAAGGGAAAAGCTTATTTTGTCTCCGGCGGCCCGCTGGCTGGGAATCCAGCTTGTGTTCGCCGAATTGCCCGGGCATAATTTTTTAAAGCTTTCCCGGATGCCGTTTTACAAATCATTTCTGAAGCGTTATTTAAAATCGTCCAGGCTCGCTAGAGTAGTCTCTTTTTCCAGCGCCGGCCGGACTGATCTTTTGCGCGCCGGCGTAAAAGACGAGATGATTCGGATCGTCGTACCGGGAATAAAATCCTCGGCAGAAGACCAGACCAGCCTTTTTCAGACGCTAGCCGACAAAAGTAATTTTCACCGCAAATTTTTCACGGTCGGCACGGTTGTTGATTTGGATAAAAAGCAAAAAACCGAAATCCTTTTCCAGGCGATAAAAGAATGCTCCTCGGCCATACCTAATCTCCAGCTGGTAATTATCGGCGACGGGAAAGAGAGAAAAAACTTGTCCTGGATAGCAAAAAAATTAAAAATTGACAACCAAGTCTGGTTCATAAGCCCCGGGGGGCAACCCGGCCCGGGCGCGGAACCGGCCGGCCAGGCGGGGGAAAAAATAAATTTTCCTAAAAAATGGCTGGACAGTTTTGAATTATATATTTCAGTTTGCGAAGAGCCGGTGCTTACTGACTTTTCTTACGTCCTAAAAGCTATGGCTAACGGAGTTCCGGTTATCGCTCCGGCTGGCCTCGGGTTTGAAGATATAATCATCCAAAACAAAACCGGCTGCGTAATTGAGATGGATTTAAGCGAAATGCTCGCCCGCCAATTAATTAAGCTTTTCCAGAATCTTAACCTTCGGGCCCAGCTGGGGCAAAACGCCCGCGCGCTGGTTGACAGGGATTTTAATCTTGATAAGATGGCGGAAAATTTCATAAAGGCATTAAACTAG
- a CDS encoding beta-galactosidase, whose protein sequence is MGWSPRKSLLLLVLFFLSLVLALSLGKNYPKSELSYGLTFSKKKASDLGFDWKKVYLSVLDELKVKKLRLAAYWDEVEPAKGKYEWADLDWQVKEAEKRNVELILAVGSRLPRWPECHYPGWAKDSSKEETDSRLLNYIKETVKRYKDSKAVKYWQVENEPFLNHFGECPNPDKNLLDKEIALVKSLDSREIVITDSGELSFWISAARRADVFGTTMYRDTYSKLFNTYIHYPIFPGFFHFKKNLTSLFASPKKWVVIELQAEPWGPVPFEKLPQADRNRTMSLGKLKEMIDFSSKTGFNEFYLWGAEWWYWEKETNRNPDLWNEAKEIFADNQNK, encoded by the coding sequence ATGGGTTGGTCTCCAAGAAAGTCGCTATTACTCCTCGTATTATTTTTCCTGTCGTTAGTTCTCGCTTTGTCCTTAGGCAAAAATTATCCGAAAAGCGAGCTCTCCTACGGTTTAACTTTTTCAAAGAAAAAAGCCAGCGACTTGGGCTTTGACTGGAAAAAGGTTTACTTATCTGTCTTGGATGAATTAAAAGTAAAAAAATTGCGCCTGGCCGCGTATTGGGACGAAGTCGAGCCGGCTAAGGGAAAATACGAATGGGCGGATTTGGATTGGCAGGTAAAGGAAGCGGAGAAAAGAAACGTTGAATTAATTTTGGCAGTCGGCTCCCGCCTGCCGCGCTGGCCCGAATGCCACTATCCCGGCTGGGCAAAAGACTCTTCAAAAGAAGAGACGGATTCGAGGCTATTGAATTATATTAAAGAAACTGTTAAAAGGTATAAAGACAGCAAGGCCGTTAAATACTGGCAGGTGGAAAATGAGCCCTTTTTAAACCATTTCGGCGAATGTCCGAACCCGGACAAAAATTTATTGGATAAAGAAATCGCTTTGGTTAAAAGCCTTGACAGCCGCGAAATAGTCATCACTGATTCGGGCGAATTGTCTTTTTGGATTTCGGCCGCCCGCCGGGCCGATGTCTTCGGAACAACAATGTACCGGGATACTTATTCCAAGCTTTTTAACACCTATATTCATTACCCGATTTTTCCCGGATTTTTCCATTTTAAAAAGAATTTAACCTCTCTTTTTGCCAGCCCGAAAAAATGGGTGGTAATTGAGCTCCAGGCCGAGCCCTGGGGGCCGGTTCCTTTCGAGAAATTGCCGCAAGCAGACCGCAACCGGACTATGAGCCTCGGCAAGCTGAAAGAGATGATAGATTTTTCTTCAAAAACCGGCTTTAACGAGTTCTACCTTTGGGGGGCGGAGTGGTGGTATTGGGAGAAAGAAACCAACCGCAATCCGGATTTGTGGAATGAAGCAAAAGAAATATTCGCGGATAATCAAAATAAATAA